One genomic segment of Salinigranum rubrum includes these proteins:
- a CDS encoding ArsR/SmtB family transcription factor, with product MLESLAPETARKILSTLADRPATASDVADRVDTSVQNAHYHLSKLRDADLVTDAGTWYSSKGKEMTVYALTSNRLELRIGTGESATSTPTDRLRAPNSPSCNTTGD from the coding sequence GTGCTGGAGTCGCTCGCTCCGGAGACTGCCCGCAAAATCCTCTCCACACTTGCGGACCGTCCCGCGACTGCATCGGACGTGGCCGACCGCGTGGATACGTCCGTCCAGAACGCTCACTACCACCTGAGCAAACTTCGCGACGCAGATCTCGTTACCGACGCTGGCACGTGGTACTCCTCGAAAGGCAAGGAGATGACGGTCTATGCACTCACGAGCAACCGTCTCGAACTCCGGATCGGAACCGGAGAGTCAGCGACGTCTACTCCGACGGATCGTCTGCGCGCTCCGAACTCCCCGTCGTGCAACACCACCGGCGACTGA
- a CDS encoding NAD(P)-binding protein, producing MPSVIKVKTKHVKSVRSIPFAPSIMIPTRSQRGGASKEAEEITHYILGGDHVGVAIAEQLEANGHRIAIVDESYDSHDIPGFVGDPSAPDALSESGVGAASTVVVATRSDRRNLLIAQLVRARFDVPRVITLVNDPDRLSLFVDAGHEPFCVTTALSETVGEAI from the coding sequence ATGCCTTCCGTCATCAAAGTGAAGACGAAACACGTGAAATCCGTTCGATCGATACCGTTCGCACCAAGTATCATGATTCCAACTCGATCTCAGAGAGGCGGCGCGTCCAAGGAAGCGGAAGAAATCACCCATTACATTCTGGGCGGCGACCACGTCGGTGTCGCGATCGCCGAACAGCTAGAGGCGAACGGTCACCGGATAGCTATCGTCGATGAGTCGTATGACTCTCATGATATCCCCGGATTTGTCGGTGATCCATCGGCTCCCGATGCCCTTTCAGAATCTGGAGTAGGGGCCGCATCGACAGTCGTTGTTGCGACACGCTCGGACCGTCGGAACCTGCTTATCGCACAGCTCGTTCGCGCGCGGTTCGACGTTCCGCGGGTCATCACATTGGTAAACGATCCCGACCGTCTCTCGCTCTTTGTCGATGCGGGTCACGAACCGTTCTGTGTGACGACTGCGCTGTCTGAG
- a CDS encoding GbsR/MarR family transcriptional regulator, with protein sequence MTDDETAAVREDVIESIERSAEVYGLSRSAGRVYGVLYFADEPLSISELVEETGYAKSTISNVTRKLTRIGMVHRRSSEGGGRRVRFAPETDPWFIIQDVLRQYVDREMETTQRTLERALADLDQRDGAHVDRDRERIEELSETYERLQTLLRLTTNHSPEELISAIQAADED encoded by the coding sequence ATGACAGATGACGAGACAGCAGCCGTCAGGGAAGACGTGATCGAGTCGATCGAGCGCTCCGCGGAGGTGTATGGCCTCAGCCGGAGTGCCGGGCGTGTGTACGGAGTACTCTACTTTGCTGACGAGCCTCTTTCGATTTCTGAGCTCGTCGAAGAAACGGGCTACGCCAAGTCGACCATCAGCAACGTGACGCGCAAACTCACCCGAATCGGAATGGTTCATCGTCGATCGTCCGAGGGCGGTGGTCGTCGCGTTCGCTTCGCCCCCGAAACGGATCCGTGGTTCATCATCCAGGACGTGCTCCGACAGTACGTCGACCGCGAGATGGAGACGACGCAGCGGACGCTCGAGCGAGCACTCGCCGACCTCGACCAGCGGGACGGAGCCCACGTGGACCGCGACCGTGAGCGTATCGAAGAGTTATCCGAAACGTACGAACGCCTCCAGACCCTCCTTCGCCTGACGACGAACCACTCACCCGAGGAACTGATCTCCGCGATTCAAGCGGCAGACGAAGATTAG
- a CDS encoding Lrp/AsnC family transcriptional regulator, translating into MKDGELDSVDRHILYYLQQDARATSSTDIAEKLGLSSSTVRTRLNKLEESGIIRGYHIDIDYDLAGYPLYTKIICTAPVPERDELANEARDIRGVTAVREIMTGERNVYVNAIGKDHDDLNRISKQLDAVGLKIVDEQLIRDEYVCPYHGFLDENEELDDQNNDIRS; encoded by the coding sequence ATGAAAGACGGCGAACTGGACTCCGTTGATCGGCACATATTATACTATCTCCAGCAGGACGCGAGGGCGACGTCGTCCACAGATATCGCAGAGAAGCTCGGACTGTCGTCAAGTACAGTTCGAACCCGCCTTAACAAACTGGAGGAGAGTGGGATTATCCGAGGATATCACATCGATATCGATTATGACCTCGCCGGATATCCCCTGTACACCAAGATTATCTGTACCGCACCGGTGCCAGAGCGAGATGAACTCGCAAATGAGGCACGGGATATCCGAGGTGTGACAGCCGTACGCGAGATTATGACGGGGGAACGGAACGTCTACGTGAACGCCATTGGGAAAGACCACGACGACCTCAATCGGATCAGTAAACAACTGGACGCAGTCGGCCTCAAGATCGTCGACGAACAACTGATACGCGACGAGTACGTCTGTCCGTACCACGGGTTTTTAGACGAAAATGAGGAATTGGACGATCAAAACAACGACATACGGTCATAG